The segment GTGATCCACCCGGACCTCCCCCGGATCACCAACATCGGCTTCCTGCTGGACGGTTCGGTCTTCCACCCCGGGGACGCCCTCACCGTGCCCGAGCGGCCCGTGGACACGCTGATGCTCCCGGTGATGGCGCCCTGGAACAAGGTCTCCGAGGTCGTCGACTACGTACGGGAGGTGGGCCCGCGGCTGACCATCGACATCCACGACGCCCTGCTCACCGATCTCGCCCACCCGATCTACGACCGCCTCCTCACGGACCTGAGCGGCGCCCCCCACAAACGCCTCCCCCCGGGCACCGCCCACACCCTCTGACGCGGCCCCGACGCCGCCAGGCGTCAGGGGCGCTGGGGGTCCCCCCACGCCGCCAGGCGTAGGGGGCGGAACTGCGCGACCAGCCACGTACGACCCGCGCCCGGGCTGCGGCGGAATGGCCCTGCTCGGTTTCCGCCCGCCGGCCCGTGCCGGGCCCGGGGGCACCGACGCCGTCAGGCGTCAGGGGCGCTGGGGGTCCCCCCACGCCGCCAGGCGTAGGGGGCGGAACTGCGCGACCAGCCACCTACAACCCGCGCCCGGGCCGCGGCGGAAACCCCCTCCTCCGCCCCGCCGGGCTCCGCCCGGCCCCGCGGAGCGCATACGCTTCTGCCATGCGCATCGCCACCTGGAACGTCAACTCGATCACCGCCCGGCTGCCCCGGCTCCTGGCCTGGCTGGAGAGCAGCGGCACCGATGTGCTGTGCGTCCAGGAGACCAAGTGCACGGCCGAGCAGTTCCCCGCCGCCGAGCTGCGGGAACTGGGCTACGAGTCCGCCGTCCACGCCGACGGCCGCTGGAACGGGGTCGCGCTGATCTCCCGCGTCGGCCTCGACGCGGTCGTCAAGGGCCTGCCCGGCGGCCCGGAGTACGACGGCGTCCAGGAGCCCCGGGCCGTGTCCGCGCTCTGCGGCCCGGTCCGGCTCTGGTCGGTGTACGTCCCCAACGGCCGTGAGGTCGGCCACCCCCACTACGCGTACAAGCTCCAGTGGCTGGACGCGCTGCGCACCGCCGTCGCCGAGGACGCCGCGGGCAGCCTGCCCTTCGCGGTGCTCGGCGACTACAACATCGCGCCCGCCGACGACGACGTATGGGACCGCGCCGTCTTCGAGGGCAGCACCCATGTCACCGAGCCGGAGCGGGCCGCGCTCGCCGGGCTGCGGGAGACCGGTCTCGTCGATGTGGTGCCCCGCCCGCTGAAGTACGACCATCCGTACACGTACTGGGACTACCGCCAGCTCGCCTTCCCGAAGAACCGGGGTATGCGCATCGACCTGGTCTACGGGAACCAGCCCTTCGCGGCGGCCGTCAAGGACGGCTATGTGGACCGCGAGGAGCGCAAGGGCAAGGGCGCGTCCGACCACGCCCCGGTGGTGGTGGATCTTGAGGTCTGAGCGGACGCCGGCCGCCCCCGGCCCGCCGCGCGCGGCCCACGCGCCCGGACCGGGGAATTACCCGCCGATCAGGGTGATCACCGGTGCGCGTCCTGTGGTGTGCGCACGAGGGAAGATGCGAGGCTTAGTGGTATGAACATCCCTTTCCTGGACAACTGGCTCAAGAGGCAGGGTCCCGGGGCGCGGGGCGCCGTCGCGGGGGCCCTGGACGATCCCGGGCGCGCCGCGGCGATGGCCGAACTGTTCGCCGAGTGCGAGCTGCTGCGGGTCCGGGTCGGCCGTATGGGGCTGGAACTGGACGACTCCGCGGCCTCCTTGTCCGCCCTCGATCAGTTGCCGCCGCGCTGGCGCGACGATCCGGAGGAGCTGCCGTGGATCGGCAACGACGCCGGACTGTATCTCGGGACGGTGATCGTACGGACCGTGCCGGGCGCCTCCTGGCATGTCTGGCCCGGCGGCCACCCGGTGGTGCGGCTGGCCTCCGGTCGTGAGATCGGTGTGGTGGAGGCGGGGCTCGACTGGGCGGTCAACGGGGCGCCCGAACTGTCCCAGGTCTACGCGGAGGCCGCCGAGGCCTGACCCGGCCCCGCCCTGTGGGGTCCCGTGCGGGCCGATGCCGCGTCCGCCGGAACCCGGCCGGTCCCGCCGGGATTCCGGCCCGTCCCGACGGGCGGTCCACGTGCGGTGCGCAGGCGCCGTACCCGCCCCACTCCTCGTACATGAGCTGATATATAGCCAATAAATACGGCTTATGCCCCTTTTATGCGTGTCGCGCGCGAAGTCCCTTTTTGGGGTGAATAGTTTGCGCTGACCTCGACACAAGCAACCAGTGGGGGCAGCGTATGGCCGTCGTCGATCCGTTGATCGAGCTACGGGACGTCAACAAGTACTACGGGCAGTTGCACGTCCTGCGGGACATCAACCTCTCGGTCGGCCGCGGGGAGGTGGTGGTCGTCATCGGTCCCTCGGGCTCGGGCAAATCGACGCTCTGCCGGACGGTGAACCGGCTGGAGACCATCGAATCCGGCACGATCACCATCGACGGAGAGCCGCTCCCCGCGGAGGGCAAGGGCCTCGCCCGGCTCCGCTCCGAGGTCGGCATGGTCTTCCAGTCCTTCAACCTCTTCGCCCACCGCACCGTCCTCGACAACATCTCCCTCGCCCCCCTCAAGGTCCGCGGGCGCCGCCGGGAGGAGGCCGAGAGCCGCTCCCGTGAACTCCTCGACCGGGTCGGACTCGCCTCCCAGGCCGACAAGTACCCCGCCCAGCTCTCCGGCGGCCAGCAGCAGCGCGTGGCCATCGCCCGCGCCCTCGCCATGGACCCCAAGGTCATGCTCTTCGACGAGCCGACCTCGGCCCTCGACCCCGAGATGATCAACGAGGTCCTCGAGGTCATGCAGCAGCTGGCCCGGGACGGCATGACGATGGTCGTGGTCACCCACGAGATGGGCTTCGCCCGCTCGGCCGCCAACCGGGTCGTCTTCATGTCCGACGGCAGGATCGTCGAGGACCGCACGCCCGAGGACTTCTTCACCCACCCGGAGAGCGACCGCGCCAAGGACTTCCTCTCCAAGATCCTCAAGCACTGACGGGGGGACCGCCATGCCGCGACGCCACCGCACCGCCCCGACCGCAGCCGCTCGCAGGACCGCCCCCCGGCGGCTCCGGCGCGCCCTGCCGGCCCTCCTCCTCGCCCTGGCCGCCGTACTCGCCGCCGCCTGCGGCAAGGAGGGCAGCCCACCGGTCAAGGGCCCCCAGCCGGAGACCCTCCCCGTCTACCCGGTCAACACCGGTTTCCAGCTCCCCGAATCCCCGACCTGGCGCCGGGCCGAGAGCCGTGGATATCTCACCGTCGGCGCCAAGGAGGACCAGCCCTATCTCGGCGAGAAGGACCCCGCCACCGGGATCTACTCCGGCTTCGACATCGAGATCGCGAAAATGGTCGCCGCCTACCTCGGCTTCGACCCGGCGGGCATCCACTTCCGTACCATCGCCTCCGCCAACCGGGAAACCGCCCTCCAGAACGGCCAGATCGACTACTACGTCGGCACCTACACCATCAACGACATGCGCAAGAAGCTCGTCGGATTCGCCGGGCCCTACTTCATGGCCGGACAGTCCCTGCTGGTGCGCACCGACGAGCACGACATCAACGGCCCCCAGGACCTGGCCGGCAAACGCGTCTGCTCCGCCACCGGCTCCACCCCCTATCAGCGGATCAAGGCCGATTACCCCAAGGCGACCCTGGTCGGCTACGACACCTACTCCATCTGCGTCGACAACCTCCTCACCTACCAGGTGGACGCCGTCACCACCGACGACGCCATCCTCATCGGCTACGCCGCCAAGGCACCCGACGAGCTGAAGGTGGTCGGCAAGCCCTTCTCCCAGGAGCCGTACGGCATCGGCGTACCGCGCTCCGACAACGCCCTGCGCTTCGCCATCGACGACGCCCTCGCCGCCGGTGAGAAGAACGGGCAGTGGAAACAGGCCTACGACGCCACCCTCGGCCTCTCCGGGGTGCCCGCGCCCCAGCCGCCGCCCATCGACCGCTACCCGGCGAGCTGAGGAGGAGACCCCGGCGCATGGACGTACTGACCGACAACATCTCCCTCTACTGGCAGGGCTTCCTCGGCACCGTCGAGCTGACCTTCTACTCCTCGGTGCTCGCCCTGGTGCTGGGCTTTCTGATCGCGGCCTGCCGGGTCTCACCCGTCGGCTCGCTGCGCGTCTTCGGCACGGTCTGGGTGACCGTACTCCGCAACACCCCGCTCACCCTGCTGTTCTTCGCCGTCGTCCTCGGACTGCCGCGGTTCGGGATCGTGCTGCCGTTCGAGCTGTTCGCGATCCTCGCCCTCGGCTGCTACACCTCCGCGTTCATCTGCGAGGCGCTGCGCTCCGGCATCAACACCGTCCCCAAGGGGCAGGGCGAGGCCGCCCGCAGTCTCGGCATGTCCTTCGGGCAGACCCTGCACACGGTGGTGCTGCCGCAGGCGTTCCGCTCCGTCATCCCGCCCATCGGCTCCACCCTGATCGCGCTGGCGAAGAACTCCGCGATCGCGGGCGCGTTCAGCGTCACCGAACTGCTCGGCACCTACAAAACGCTGAGCGAACTGGGCTACAACATCATCTGGACCTTCGTCTGGATCGCCGTCGGCTATCTGATCATCACCCTGTCCATCAGTGCGCTCTTCAACGTGCTGGAGAAGCGCTACGGAGTCGCCCGATGACCGATTCCACCGCCCTCTACGACATCCCGGGCCCGCGCACCCGGCAGCGGCACCGCCTCTACGGGATCCTCGCCACCGTCGCCATCGCCGCCCTGGTCGGCTGGATCGTCTATCTGCTCTTCGAAACCGGACAGTTCACCGCGGCGAAATGGACACCCTTCGAGTACAAGGGCATTCAGGAACTGCTGCTCCAGGGGCTCGGGAACACCCTGAAGGCCTTCGGATACGCGGCGGTGTTCTCCCTCCTCCTCG is part of the Streptomyces qinzhouensis genome and harbors:
- a CDS encoding exodeoxyribonuclease III, translating into MRIATWNVNSITARLPRLLAWLESSGTDVLCVQETKCTAEQFPAAELRELGYESAVHADGRWNGVALISRVGLDAVVKGLPGGPEYDGVQEPRAVSALCGPVRLWSVYVPNGREVGHPHYAYKLQWLDALRTAVAEDAAGSLPFAVLGDYNIAPADDDVWDRAVFEGSTHVTEPERAALAGLRETGLVDVVPRPLKYDHPYTYWDYRQLAFPKNRGMRIDLVYGNQPFAAAVKDGYVDREERKGKGASDHAPVVVDLEV
- a CDS encoding DUF6278 family protein, which encodes MNIPFLDNWLKRQGPGARGAVAGALDDPGRAAAMAELFAECELLRVRVGRMGLELDDSAASLSALDQLPPRWRDDPEELPWIGNDAGLYLGTVIVRTVPGASWHVWPGGHPVVRLASGREIGVVEAGLDWAVNGAPELSQVYAEAAEA
- a CDS encoding amino acid ABC transporter ATP-binding protein — protein: MAVVDPLIELRDVNKYYGQLHVLRDINLSVGRGEVVVVIGPSGSGKSTLCRTVNRLETIESGTITIDGEPLPAEGKGLARLRSEVGMVFQSFNLFAHRTVLDNISLAPLKVRGRRREEAESRSRELLDRVGLASQADKYPAQLSGGQQQRVAIARALAMDPKVMLFDEPTSALDPEMINEVLEVMQQLARDGMTMVVVTHEMGFARSAANRVVFMSDGRIVEDRTPEDFFTHPESDRAKDFLSKILKH
- a CDS encoding glutamate ABC transporter substrate-binding protein, with product MPRRHRTAPTAAARRTAPRRLRRALPALLLALAAVLAAACGKEGSPPVKGPQPETLPVYPVNTGFQLPESPTWRRAESRGYLTVGAKEDQPYLGEKDPATGIYSGFDIEIAKMVAAYLGFDPAGIHFRTIASANRETALQNGQIDYYVGTYTINDMRKKLVGFAGPYFMAGQSLLVRTDEHDINGPQDLAGKRVCSATGSTPYQRIKADYPKATLVGYDTYSICVDNLLTYQVDAVTTDDAILIGYAAKAPDELKVVGKPFSQEPYGIGVPRSDNALRFAIDDALAAGEKNGQWKQAYDATLGLSGVPAPQPPPIDRYPAS
- a CDS encoding amino acid ABC transporter permease, which encodes MDVLTDNISLYWQGFLGTVELTFYSSVLALVLGFLIAACRVSPVGSLRVFGTVWVTVLRNTPLTLLFFAVVLGLPRFGIVLPFELFAILALGCYTSAFICEALRSGINTVPKGQGEAARSLGMSFGQTLHTVVLPQAFRSVIPPIGSTLIALAKNSAIAGAFSVTELLGTYKTLSELGYNIIWTFVWIAVGYLIITLSISALFNVLEKRYGVAR